The following proteins are encoded in a genomic region of Porphyrobacter sp. CACIAM 03H1:
- a CDS encoding hydrolase, whose product MDGTMGTIDPAAMLAQVRAWSAINTGTSNLAGLAEQADALAEAFAVLPGTVEQVDPAPVTAIAADGTAFDKPHGRHLVVRVRPQANRRILLTGHMDTVFPADHPFQHQRWLDGETLNGPGVADMKGGIAVMLHALMAFEATPGASALGYDVLINSDEETGSLASAALIAELAAGKMAALTYEPAALPDGTLAHERGGTGNYSITITGKSAHAGRNPHEGRNAIVAAADLILRLKALETPEITINPAKLEGGSANNVVPDHAVLRFNIRPRSVEAGAAFDHALDHLLIDIQAAHEVATRRHGGVTRPPKKVDAAAQRLFDLVRACGAELGQDIRWQSTGGVCDGNNIAACGVPVVDTMGVRGGAIHSPDEYLIVPSLAERAALSARVITRLSQGALN is encoded by the coding sequence ATGGACGGGACCATGGGAACGATAGACCCAGCCGCGATGCTGGCGCAGGTGCGCGCGTGGAGCGCGATCAACACCGGCACGTCCAATCTCGCCGGGCTGGCCGAACAGGCCGATGCTCTGGCCGAGGCCTTCGCGGTGCTGCCCGGAACGGTCGAGCAGGTCGATCCCGCCCCCGTCACCGCCATCGCCGCCGACGGCACTGCGTTCGACAAGCCCCACGGCCGGCATCTGGTGGTGCGGGTGCGCCCGCAGGCGAACCGGCGCATTCTGCTGACCGGCCACATGGACACGGTGTTTCCCGCCGATCACCCGTTCCAGCACCAGCGCTGGCTCGACGGGGAGACGCTGAACGGCCCCGGCGTCGCCGACATGAAGGGCGGGATCGCGGTGATGCTGCATGCGCTGATGGCCTTCGAGGCCACCCCCGGCGCCTCGGCCCTCGGCTACGACGTTCTCATCAATTCCGACGAGGAGACCGGCTCTCTCGCCAGCGCGGCGCTGATCGCCGAGCTGGCGGCGGGCAAGATGGCGGCGCTCACCTACGAGCCCGCCGCGCTGCCCGACGGCACGCTGGCGCACGAGCGGGGCGGCACGGGCAATTATTCGATCACGATCACCGGCAAGAGCGCCCACGCCGGTCGCAATCCGCACGAGGGGCGCAACGCCATCGTCGCGGCGGCTGACCTGATCCTGCGACTCAAGGCGCTGGAGACGCCCGAGATCACGATCAACCCGGCCAAGCTCGAAGGCGGGTCGGCCAACAATGTCGTGCCAGACCATGCCGTGCTGCGCTTCAACATCCGCCCGCGGAGCGTGGAAGCGGGTGCGGCGTTCGACCATGCGCTCGACCACCTGCTGATCGACATCCAGGCAGCCCACGAGGTCGCCACCCGCCGCCACGGCGGTGTCACCCGCCCGCCGAAAAAGGTCGATGCCGCCGCACAGAGGCTGTTCGATCTCGTGCGCGCCTGCGGGGCCGAGCTCGGGCAGGACATCCGCTGGCAATCGACCGGCGGGGTGTGCGACGGCAACAACATCGCGGCCTGCGGGGTGCCGGTGGTCGACACGATGGGAGTGCGCGGCGGCGCGATCCATTCGCCGGACGAATATCTCATCGTCCCCAGTCTTGCCGAGCGTGCCGCCCTGTCCGCGCGCGTCATCACCCGCCTTTCCCAAGGAGCCCTCAATTGA
- a CDS encoding arginine N-succinyltransferase: MTFRLRAARPADLEALYEMAKLTGGGFTNLPPDRAALRTKLERAEAAFARDGDTLGDELFVLVLENARTGAVRGTCQLMSQVGQRWPFYSYRLNTLTQYSQELDRTVRAELLSLVTDLEGSSEVGGLFLHPNERAGGLGLLLARSRYLFVAMHRPRFAERILAELRGIIDERGGSPFWEGVAGRFFGMNFQDADYFNAIHGNQFIADLMPKHPVYVAMLSEDARSVIGIPHPTGRAAMRMLEDEGFRFENYVDIFDGGPTMVARTDNVTSVRNSSEARVTALDVAEGERAILATGRLGTFRACFGARVLDSEGGIAIDSASADLLDVRAGDMVWSVAR; encoded by the coding sequence TTGACCTTCCGCCTGCGCGCCGCGCGCCCCGCCGATCTCGAGGCGCTCTACGAGATGGCCAAGCTGACCGGTGGAGGCTTCACCAACCTTCCGCCCGACCGCGCGGCGCTACGCACCAAGCTCGAGCGGGCCGAGGCGGCCTTTGCGCGCGATGGCGATACGCTCGGCGACGAGCTCTTCGTGCTGGTGCTCGAGAACGCCCGCACCGGCGCGGTACGCGGCACCTGCCAGCTGATGAGCCAGGTCGGCCAGCGCTGGCCGTTCTACTCCTACCGGCTCAACACGCTGACCCAGTATTCGCAGGAACTCGACCGCACGGTGCGCGCGGAACTGCTCAGCCTCGTCACCGATCTGGAAGGGTCGAGCGAGGTCGGCGGGCTGTTCCTCCACCCCAACGAGCGCGCCGGGGGCCTCGGCCTGCTGCTCGCCCGCTCGCGCTATCTGTTTGTCGCAATGCACCGCCCGCGCTTTGCCGAGCGCATCCTTGCGGAACTGCGCGGCATCATCGACGAGCGCGGCGGGTCGCCCTTCTGGGAGGGCGTGGCGGGGCGCTTCTTCGGGATGAATTTCCAGGACGCGGACTATTTCAACGCGATCCACGGCAACCAGTTCATCGCCGACCTCATGCCGAAGCACCCGGTCTATGTCGCGATGCTGAGCGAGGATGCGAGGAGCGTGATCGGCATCCCCCACCCCACGGGCCGCGCGGCGATGCGGATGCTCGAGGACGAGGGCTTCCGCTTCGAGAACTATGTCGACATCTTCGACGGCGGCCCGACGATGGTCGCGCGGACCGACAATGTCACCAGCGTGCGAAACAGCAGCGAGGCCCGGGTCACCGCGCTCGACGTGGCCGAGGGCGAACGCGCGATCCTCGCCACCGGCCGCCTCGGCACCTTCCGCGCCTGCTTCGGCGCGAGGGTGCTGGACAGCGAGGGCGGCATCGCGATCGACAGCGCCAGCGCCGACCTGCTCGATGTGCGGGCGGGCGACATGGTGTGGAGCGTGGCGCGGTAG
- a CDS encoding N-succinylarginine dihydrolase yields the protein MLTEINFDGIVGPSHNYAGLSLGNIASASHAGDPSYPRAAALQGVAKMRGNLGRLGVQGFLLPLPRPNRALEAALALDGTEPAQLRAVPWSASSMWTANAATVSPAPDTADGRCHLTPANLVTMLHRAQEWPDTQAQLKIAFADTRHFAIHDAVPPTFGDEGAANHMRLCESHEAPGVEVFVYGRPGGRFPARQHEQASRLVARAHGLAPERTVFIEQNPEAIAAGAFHNDVVAVANGRVLFTHDMAFADQQGAYAAIRAAFPALEVVEVPSSAVSLEEAIRTYLFNAQLLTLPSGEMALIVPEECRESAAVWGWAQEMLAGNGPIRQVIPVDVRQSMANGGGPACLRLRVVCDPATVDPRFLLDEAKAYLLERVIAAHWPEQIDPSDLGSPALADSVIAARLALLEALDLAQLG from the coding sequence ATGCTCACCGAGATCAATTTCGACGGGATCGTCGGCCCTTCGCACAATTATGCCGGCCTCAGCCTCGGCAACATCGCCAGCGCGAGCCATGCGGGCGATCCGTCCTATCCGCGCGCGGCGGCGTTGCAGGGGGTGGCGAAGATGCGCGGCAACCTCGGGCGGCTGGGCGTGCAAGGCTTCCTCTTGCCCCTGCCCCGCCCGAACCGCGCGCTCGAGGCCGCGCTCGCGCTCGACGGCACCGAGCCCGCGCAGCTGCGCGCGGTGCCGTGGTCGGCCTCCTCGATGTGGACCGCCAATGCGGCGACGGTCAGCCCCGCCCCGGACACTGCCGACGGGCGCTGCCATCTCACCCCCGCGAACCTCGTCACGATGCTCCACCGCGCGCAGGAATGGCCCGACACGCAGGCGCAGCTGAAGATCGCCTTCGCCGACACCCGCCACTTCGCGATCCACGACGCCGTGCCGCCGACCTTCGGCGACGAGGGCGCGGCCAATCACATGCGGCTGTGCGAGAGCCACGAGGCACCGGGCGTCGAGGTGTTCGTCTACGGCAGGCCCGGCGGCCGCTTCCCCGCGCGCCAGCACGAACAGGCGAGCCGCCTCGTCGCCCGCGCCCACGGCCTCGCACCGGAGCGCACCGTGTTCATCGAGCAGAACCCCGAGGCGATCGCGGCGGGTGCCTTCCACAATGACGTGGTCGCGGTGGCCAACGGGCGGGTGCTGTTCACCCACGACATGGCCTTCGCCGACCAGCAGGGCGCCTATGCTGCGATCCGCGCCGCCTTCCCCGCGCTCGAGGTGGTCGAGGTGCCCTCCTCCGCCGTCAGCCTCGAGGAGGCGATCCGCACCTATCTGTTCAACGCGCAGCTCCTCACCCTGCCGAGCGGCGAGATGGCACTGATCGTCCCTGAGGAATGCCGGGAGAGCGCGGCCGTGTGGGGCTGGGCGCAGGAGATGCTCGCGGGCAATGGCCCGATCCGGCAGGTCATTCCGGTCGACGTGCGCCAGTCGATGGCGAACGGCGGCGGCCCTGCCTGTCTGCGGCTCAGGGTGGTGTGCGATCCGGCGACGGTCGACCCGCGCTTCCTGCTCGATGAGGCCAAGGCCTACCTGCTGGAGCGCGTCATCGCCGCGCATTGGCCCGAGCAGATCGATCCGTCCGATCTTGGGTCACCCGCGCTGGCGGACAGCGTGATTGCAGCCCGGCTCGCCCTGCTGGAGGCGCTCGATCTGGCACAGCTTGGTTAA
- a CDS encoding GNAT family N-acetyltransferase, translating to MPHIVIRPLARGDLAHVSCLVDANAMFPSEMLEGMTAAYFAGDGETQRWIVAACDGVAQGVAFTVPEPLTEGTWNTLLICVDPGAHGQGIGTALMRHIEGELRRQGARVLLVETSGTPEFRRTRRFYDMLGYEREARIRDYYTTGDDKVIFRKALI from the coding sequence ATGCCTCATATTGTCATTCGCCCGCTCGCGCGCGGCGATCTCGCGCACGTTTCCTGTTTGGTCGACGCCAACGCCATGTTTCCCTCCGAAATGCTCGAAGGGATGACAGCGGCCTATTTTGCCGGAGACGGCGAAACCCAGCGCTGGATCGTCGCTGCGTGCGACGGGGTCGCTCAAGGTGTTGCCTTTACCGTGCCCGAACCGCTGACCGAGGGCACGTGGAACACGCTTCTGATCTGCGTCGATCCCGGTGCCCATGGGCAGGGGATCGGCACGGCCCTGATGCGCCACATCGAGGGTGAATTGCGCAGGCAGGGCGCCCGGGTGCTGCTCGTCGAAACCTCGGGGACGCCGGAGTTCCGGCGCACGCGCCGCTTCTACGACATGCTCGGCTACGAGCGGGAAGCGCGCATCCGCGACTACTATACGACCGGCGACGACAAGGTCATCTTCCGCAAGGCGCTGATCTGA